One region of Candidatus Dadabacteria bacterium genomic DNA includes:
- the sucC gene encoding ADP-forming succinate--CoA ligase subunit beta — MNVHEYQAKKLLSDFGVRVPGGQVVFSADEVSEVLDTLNSAKYVVKAQIHAGGRGKGGGIKVVDNSHDAMEAADEIIGMNLVTHQTGPEGKTVGSVLIEEASSIEKEFYLGMVIDRSREKVVVMGSPEGGVEIEEVAAKSPEKIIKEHVDISLGIQPYQCRKIAYFMGLEGGAVRQAVSFISSLYRVFIEKDCSLAEINPLVLTSDGNIVALDAKINFDDNALFRHRDIAGLRDRDEEDPLELEASDAGISFIKLDGDIGCLVNGAGLAMATMDIIKHHGGEPANFLDVGGGATTEQVTKAFKMILSDENVKAIFVNIFGGIMKCDTIADGILEAAAEVGINVPLVVRLEGTNVEAGREILSNSGLDIETGADMKEAASKVVEAARAG, encoded by the coding sequence TTGAACGTACACGAATACCAGGCCAAAAAGCTTCTTTCTGATTTCGGAGTCAGGGTTCCGGGCGGACAGGTGGTTTTCAGCGCCGATGAGGTTTCGGAGGTGCTCGATACCCTTAACTCTGCAAAATACGTGGTAAAAGCCCAGATTCACGCCGGCGGCCGGGGCAAGGGAGGGGGAATAAAGGTAGTTGACAATTCCCACGACGCTATGGAGGCCGCGGATGAGATAATCGGCATGAACCTGGTCACTCACCAGACGGGCCCCGAGGGCAAGACGGTGGGCAGCGTGCTGATCGAGGAAGCTTCCAGTATAGAAAAAGAGTTTTATCTCGGCATGGTGATTGACCGCTCCCGGGAAAAAGTGGTCGTTATGGGAAGCCCTGAAGGCGGGGTTGAGATCGAGGAAGTGGCGGCCAAATCTCCCGAGAAGATAATCAAGGAACACGTCGATATCTCTCTCGGCATTCAGCCTTACCAGTGCCGGAAAATCGCTTATTTCATGGGCCTTGAGGGCGGTGCTGTGAGGCAGGCGGTATCGTTTATTTCATCCCTTTACCGGGTTTTTATCGAAAAGGACTGCTCCCTTGCGGAGATAAACCCGCTTGTTCTTACCTCCGATGGAAACATAGTTGCTCTTGACGCGAAGATTAACTTTGATGATAACGCGCTTTTCCGCCACCGCGACATCGCGGGGTTAAGGGACAGGGACGAGGAAGATCCGCTTGAACTTGAAGCAAGCGATGCGGGGATAAGTTTCATTAAGCTTGACGGAGACATAGGGTGTCTTGTTAACGGCGCGGGGCTTGCCATGGCGACCATGGACATTATCAAGCACCACGGCGGAGAACCCGCAAACTTCCTTGACGTCGGAGGAGGGGCCACTACGGAGCAGGTAACGAAAGCATTTAAGATGATCCTGAGCGACGAGAACGTAAAAGCCATCTTCGTTAATATTTTCGGCGGCATCATGAAATGCGACACCATTGCCGATGGCATCCTTGAGGCCGCGGCTGAGGTCGGAATAAACGTTCCCTTAGTGGTCAGGCTTGAAGGAACCAACGTTGAAGCCGGAAGGGAGATTCTTTCGAATTCGGGTCTTGACATCGAGACCGGGGCCGACATGAAGGAAGCCGCGTCCAAAGTGGTTGAAGCTGCCAGAGCTGGCTGA
- the mdh gene encoding malate dehydrogenase yields the protein MLKNGRAKISVIGAGNVGASAAFRIAQLELADVALIDIVEGIPEGKALDLAQMCPITGSDVNLVGSTNYEDTADSDVVIITSGIPRKPGMSRDDLISTNTKVVKSVTEQVVAHSPDAILILVTNPLDAMVYVAHRVSGLSDNKVMGMAGVLDSARFRAFIAMELGVSVENINASVLGGHGDTMVPLLSNTTVSGIPIAQLVPAERLDAMVDRTRKGGAEIVALLKTGSAFYAPAVAAVEMAEAIIKDKKKVLPCCVYADGHYGVEDTFVGLPVRLGAEGVEEIIGVEISDEEMEALHVSAGKVKELCEIIDGMGIL from the coding sequence ATCTTGAAGAACGGCAGAGCGAAAATTTCTGTGATAGGTGCGGGAAACGTCGGCGCGTCGGCGGCGTTTCGGATCGCGCAGCTTGAACTTGCCGACGTGGCTTTGATTGACATAGTGGAGGGAATTCCCGAGGGAAAGGCGCTTGACCTTGCCCAGATGTGCCCGATTACCGGAAGCGACGTAAATCTCGTCGGTTCAACCAACTACGAAGACACGGCCGATTCAGACGTGGTTATAATCACCTCTGGCATTCCGAGAAAGCCCGGGATGAGCCGTGACGATCTTATCTCGACAAACACCAAGGTGGTAAAGAGCGTTACGGAGCAGGTGGTTGCTCATTCCCCGGACGCTATACTCATACTGGTAACCAACCCGCTCGACGCCATGGTTTACGTGGCGCACAGGGTAAGCGGCCTTTCAGACAACAAGGTGATGGGGATGGCAGGAGTGCTTGATTCCGCGCGTTTCCGGGCGTTTATCGCGATGGAGCTCGGGGTATCGGTTGAGAACATAAACGCCTCGGTTCTCGGCGGACACGGAGACACGATGGTTCCGCTTCTAAGCAACACCACTGTGTCGGGTATTCCCATAGCGCAGCTTGTCCCCGCCGAAAGGCTCGACGCGATGGTCGACCGCACCAGGAAGGGAGGGGCCGAGATAGTAGCGCTTCTTAAGACCGGAAGCGCTTTTTACGCCCCCGCGGTAGCCGCGGTGGAAATGGCCGAGGCGATCATAAAGGACAAGAAAAAAGTGCTGCCCTGCTGCGTGTACGCGGACGGACATTACGGAGTGGAAGACACTTTCGTGGGTCTCCCCGTAAGGCTCGGAGCGGAAGGGGTCGAGGAGATAATCGGGGTTGAGATTTCCGACGAGGAGATGGAGGCTCTGCACGTCTCGGCGGGCAAGGTGAAAGAGCTTTGCGAAATAATTGACGGAATGGGAATCCTCTAG
- a CDS encoding FAD-binding protein yields MDVEKYETHTHDVIVIGAGGAGLRAAIESSAQGASTALICKSLLGKAHTVMAEGGVAAALANVDTKDNWETHFKDTMKGGKMLNNWQMALYHAQEAPERVRELEYWGALFDRTKEGRINQRAFGGHTWKRLAHVGDRTGLEMIRTLQEKGIHSGIDVYMECTITHLVKDGDRVTGAFGYWRESGKFVLFRANAIVLATGGVGKAYKYTSNSWEYTGDGHAMAYEAGAELIDMEFIQFHPTGMVWPPSVRGILVTEAVRGEGGILTNSEGERFMERYDPERMELSTRDVVARSIYTEVEQGRGSPHGGAFLDVSHRGADYVKRKLPSMYHQFMEFADIDITKGPMEVFPTTHYVMGGVKVEGDTCSSTVPGLFAAGEVAGGMHGANRLGGNSLSDLLVFGKRAGEGAAAYASGKSHAQIPAELVEGYANELREPFNNTQGENPYTIHQDLQDVMQLYIGVFRTEENIQKGIDEIEGLKEKSKVLKIEGSVMFNPGWHLCRDLKSMLIVSEALARCALARKESRGAHSRVDFPESDDEKWGKLNFIVSFKEGAMDVGTRPIVEMPEELSKLFTEDK; encoded by the coding sequence ATAGACGTGGAAAAATACGAAACACACACTCATGACGTTATAGTTATCGGCGCAGGCGGGGCAGGGCTTCGGGCCGCCATCGAATCTTCCGCCCAAGGCGCCTCGACAGCACTTATATGCAAATCCCTGCTCGGCAAGGCCCACACCGTAATGGCCGAGGGCGGCGTTGCTGCCGCCTTGGCAAACGTCGACACAAAGGACAACTGGGAAACCCACTTCAAGGACACCATGAAGGGCGGGAAGATGCTTAACAACTGGCAGATGGCTCTTTACCACGCGCAGGAGGCTCCCGAGAGGGTGAGAGAACTTGAATACTGGGGAGCGCTTTTTGACAGAACGAAAGAGGGAAGAATAAATCAGAGGGCATTCGGCGGGCACACATGGAAGAGGCTTGCCCACGTGGGCGACAGAACCGGTCTTGAGATGATAAGGACACTCCAGGAAAAGGGGATACACTCGGGCATAGACGTCTACATGGAGTGCACGATAACCCATCTTGTAAAGGACGGAGACAGGGTAACAGGAGCCTTCGGCTACTGGAGGGAAAGCGGAAAATTCGTTCTTTTCCGCGCAAACGCCATTGTTCTTGCGACGGGTGGGGTGGGAAAGGCCTACAAGTACACCTCGAACTCCTGGGAATACACCGGAGACGGCCACGCGATGGCGTATGAGGCCGGAGCGGAGCTTATAGACATGGAATTCATACAGTTCCATCCCACCGGGATGGTCTGGCCCCCGAGCGTGAGGGGAATACTGGTTACGGAGGCGGTGCGCGGAGAGGGAGGCATTCTCACAAACAGCGAGGGCGAGCGATTCATGGAGAGATACGACCCAGAGCGCATGGAGCTTTCAACCCGCGACGTGGTAGCAAGATCCATATACACGGAGGTTGAGCAGGGCCGCGGTTCTCCCCACGGCGGAGCGTTCCTAGACGTCTCCCACAGGGGAGCCGATTACGTAAAGCGAAAGCTTCCAAGCATGTACCACCAGTTCATGGAATTTGCCGATATAGACATAACGAAAGGTCCGATGGAAGTGTTTCCGACCACCCATTACGTCATGGGGGGAGTAAAGGTTGAAGGAGATACCTGCTCGAGCACGGTTCCGGGGTTATTTGCCGCGGGCGAGGTCGCAGGAGGAATGCACGGGGCAAACCGTCTCGGCGGAAATTCCCTCTCTGATCTTCTTGTTTTCGGAAAAAGGGCGGGAGAAGGAGCAGCGGCTTACGCGAGCGGGAAATCCCACGCACAGATACCCGCCGAACTCGTTGAGGGATACGCAAACGAGCTCAGGGAGCCTTTTAACAACACGCAAGGGGAGAACCCCTACACTATCCATCAGGATCTCCAGGACGTGATGCAGCTCTACATAGGGGTGTTCCGCACGGAAGAGAACATACAGAAGGGCATAGACGAGATAGAGGGACTGAAGGAGAAGTCGAAAGTACTCAAGATAGAGGGCTCGGTGATGTTTAACCCGGGATGGCATCTCTGCAGGGACCTTAAGTCGATGCTGATCGTTTCGGAGGCGCTTGCGAGATGCGCGCTTGCTAGGAAGGAGAGCAGGGGAGCTCACAGCCGGGTTGATTTCCCTGAGAGCGACGATGAGAAATGGGGCAAGCTTAATTTCATTGTCTCCTTCAAGGAGGGGGCGATGGATGTCGGGACGAGGCCGATTGTGGAGATGCCCGAGGAGCTTTCGAAACTGTTTACGGAGGATAAGTGA
- the icd gene encoding isocitrate dehydrogenase (NADP(+)) produces the protein MTVPSGEKIQIDEESRKLVIPDNPIIPFIEGDGIGPDIWHASQIVFDAAVEKAYGGKKKIAWFEVLAGEKAYDQTGEWLPEETTETIKEYIVAIKGPLTTPVGGGIRSLNVALRQILDLYACVRPVRWIKGTPNPLLVPGKLDVVIFRENTEDVYAGIEWESGTPEAAAVREYLVENYGVNIRELSGIGIKPISPFGTKRLVRKAIEYAIEYKRKSVTLVHKGNIMKFTEGAFREWGYELAKEEFPEITITEDELWDDYGGKQPDGKIVIKDRIADSMFQQVLTRPSEYDVMAMPNLNGDYMSDACAAQVGGLGVAPGGNIGDYLACFEATHGTAPKYTGQDKVNPGSVILSGVMMFQYLGWHEAAELVFRAMEETVLQKTVTYDLERQMEGATLLKCSEYGEAIVSNMDKVMD, from the coding sequence ATGACAGTCCCAAGCGGAGAAAAAATACAGATTGACGAGGAAAGCAGAAAGCTTGTAATTCCCGACAACCCGATAATTCCCTTCATAGAAGGCGACGGGATAGGCCCCGACATCTGGCACGCGTCCCAGATAGTGTTCGACGCCGCGGTCGAGAAGGCTTACGGAGGAAAGAAGAAGATAGCGTGGTTTGAGGTGCTGGCCGGAGAAAAAGCGTATGACCAGACCGGCGAATGGCTCCCCGAGGAAACCACCGAAACGATAAAGGAATACATAGTTGCAATCAAGGGCCCGCTTACCACTCCGGTCGGAGGGGGAATAAGGAGCCTTAACGTTGCGCTCCGCCAGATACTTGACCTGTACGCCTGCGTAAGGCCCGTAAGATGGATCAAGGGAACCCCCAACCCTCTTCTGGTTCCCGGCAAGCTCGACGTCGTGATATTCAGGGAGAACACCGAGGACGTGTACGCGGGAATCGAGTGGGAGAGCGGTACCCCAGAAGCGGCTGCTGTAAGGGAGTATCTCGTAGAGAATTACGGGGTGAACATCCGTGAGCTGAGCGGGATAGGAATAAAGCCCATAAGTCCTTTCGGAACCAAGAGGCTCGTGCGAAAGGCGATCGAATACGCAATAGAGTATAAAAGAAAGAGCGTCACCCTCGTCCACAAGGGCAACATAATGAAGTTCACCGAGGGTGCCTTCCGCGAATGGGGCTACGAGCTGGCAAAAGAGGAGTTCCCGGAGATCACCATAACCGAGGATGAACTCTGGGACGATTACGGCGGCAAGCAGCCCGACGGCAAGATCGTCATAAAGGACCGCATAGCCGACAGCATGTTCCAGCAGGTTCTCACGAGACCCAGCGAATACGACGTGATGGCCATGCCTAATCTTAACGGCGACTACATGTCAGATGCCTGCGCCGCGCAGGTAGGAGGTCTCGGAGTCGCTCCGGGCGGCAACATAGGCGATTACTTGGCATGTTTCGAAGCCACCCACGGAACCGCTCCCAAGTACACCGGGCAGGACAAGGTAAACCCGGGTTCCGTAATACTCTCGGGAGTCATGATGTTCCAGTATCTTGGATGGCACGAGGCTGCGGAGCTTGTTTTCAGGGCGATGGAGGAGACCGTTTTGCAGAAAACGGTTACCTATGACCTCGAGAGACAGATGGAGGGGGCGACCCTTCTTAAGTGTTCTGAGTACGGAGAGGCCATCGTGTCAAACATGGACAAGGTAATGGACTAG
- a CDS encoding restriction endonuclease has translation MKLAFTYGKHYNASVEWEQRGLRKWLTGIFEASTINITRGCTPHIREHVETEFLNEGWALGVKLNQDYGLEVTAEKEGLAFQLQTGNMSRAPYDLLKLQFLFQNGRIQAAALALPTKEAAREIGDNIANAERVIRELELFDRVITVPIFIIAFE, from the coding sequence ATGAAACTAGCATTTACCTATGGCAAACATTATAATGCGAGTGTGGAGTGGGAACAGCGTGGGCTTAGAAAGTGGCTGACTGGTATATTTGAAGCTTCTACAATCAATATTACCAGAGGGTGCACACCGCATATTCGTGAACACGTTGAAACCGAGTTTCTCAATGAAGGTTGGGCATTGGGAGTGAAACTTAATCAGGATTATGGTCTCGAGGTTACGGCTGAGAAAGAAGGTCTTGCTTTTCAGCTTCAGACAGGAAACATGAGCCGTGCACCATATGACTTATTAAAATTACAGTTTCTTTTCCAAAACGGGCGCATACAGGCAGCTGCTTTAGCTCTTCCTACTAAAGAAGCCGCGCGTGAAATCGGCGATAACATTGCTAACGCTGAGAGAGTTATTCGCGAATTAGAACTGTTTGATCGTGTCATAACTGTTCCTATTTTTATTATTGCTTTTGAGTAA
- a CDS encoding succinate dehydrogenase codes for MANGTASKALTMRKDMWWVEPLITGVVLGAFGIYSTWRALSNQFFYTEPYLSPFYSPLLLFDWWPASPAILILWAPLGFRATCYYYRKAYYRAYFFSPPGCAVKPVGKRGSYTGESSFPFILQNIHRFFLYASIVILLFLWIDSYEAFFFHDGIGVGVGTIVLTLNAFLLTMYSFSCHSFRHLMGGNLDVFSKCPTRFRLWGAISVQNEVHMKWAWTSLVFVALTDLYVFLVANGTITDLRLI; via the coding sequence ATGGCTAACGGTACGGCGAGCAAGGCGCTCACCATGAGAAAGGATATGTGGTGGGTGGAGCCCCTCATAACCGGGGTGGTGCTGGGGGCTTTCGGGATCTACTCCACGTGGAGAGCTCTCTCGAACCAGTTTTTCTACACCGAGCCTTACCTCTCGCCTTTTTATTCCCCGCTTCTGCTCTTTGACTGGTGGCCGGCTTCCCCGGCAATACTTATTCTCTGGGCGCCGCTTGGATTCCGGGCGACCTGCTATTACTACAGAAAAGCATACTACCGGGCGTATTTCTTCTCGCCTCCGGGCTGCGCGGTGAAACCGGTCGGCAAAAGGGGTTCCTACACCGGAGAGTCGAGCTTTCCGTTCATCCTGCAGAATATCCACAGGTTTTTTCTCTACGCCTCTATCGTCATTCTGCTGTTTTTGTGGATTGACTCGTACGAAGCCTTTTTCTTCCATGACGGGATAGGGGTGGGCGTCGGAACCATCGTTCTGACCTTAAACGCGTTCCTGCTTACCATGTATTCGTTTTCCTGCCACTCGTTTCGCCATCTGATGGGAGGAAATCTTGACGTGTTCTCAAAGTGTCCGACCCGCTTTCGTCTCTGGGGCGCCATAAGCGTCCAGAACGAAGTACATATGAAATGGGCGTGGACAAGCCTTGTTTTCGTGGCTCTCACGGACCTTTACGTGTTCCTGGTAGCGAACGGCACAATTACCGATCTGAGGTTGATATAG
- a CDS encoding succinate dehydrogenase/fumarate reductase iron-sulfur subunit encodes MSVAKLRVFRGDAQGGEEKEYEVPVDEGMVVLDALFYIQANYDGDLAIRWNCKAAKCGSCSTEINGKPKLACKTRMDSFAEGETITVYPIKAFPVIKDLVTDVSWNYEVSKKIPPFTPAEDTEWVMYQEDVERGQEFRKCIECFLCQNVCHILRDHNRKDAFAGPRFMIKIAEREMHPLDVLDRREFAREEAGVGFCNITKCCTEVCPEDIHITDNGIIPLKERVVDKYYDPLSWLLRKIKGK; translated from the coding sequence ATGTCGGTAGCCAAGCTAAGAGTTTTTCGCGGTGACGCGCAGGGTGGAGAGGAAAAGGAGTACGAGGTCCCGGTAGATGAGGGGATGGTGGTCCTCGACGCGCTTTTCTACATACAGGCTAACTACGACGGCGACCTGGCGATAAGATGGAACTGCAAGGCGGCCAAGTGCGGCTCCTGCAGCACCGAGATAAACGGAAAACCGAAGCTTGCCTGTAAGACCCGCATGGACAGTTTCGCCGAGGGCGAAACAATTACCGTCTACCCGATAAAGGCGTTTCCCGTGATAAAGGATCTCGTGACCGACGTGTCGTGGAACTACGAAGTAAGCAAAAAGATTCCTCCGTTTACCCCCGCCGAAGATACCGAGTGGGTCATGTACCAGGAGGATGTGGAGAGGGGGCAGGAATTCCGAAAATGCATAGAGTGCTTTCTCTGCCAGAACGTTTGTCACATACTTCGCGACCACAACCGAAAAGATGCGTTTGCCGGGCCTAGGTTCATGATAAAGATTGCCGAACGGGAGATGCATCCCCTGGATGTCCTTGACAGGAGGGAGTTCGCGCGCGAGGAGGCGGGAGTCGGATTCTGCAACATCACGAAATGCTGCACTGAAGTGTGCCCCGAGGACATACACATAACCGACAACGGAATCATTCCGCTCAAGGAGAGAGTGGTTGACAAGTATTATGATCCGCTTTCCTGGCTTTTAAGGAAGATCAAGGGGAAATAG
- a CDS encoding site-specific DNA-methyltransferase has translation MRRLDDESMTLIVTSPPYNIGKEYEVRKSQDVYIKEQAACIAEATRVLAPNGSICWQVGNYVDGGEIFPLDILLYPIFRNHGLKLRNRIVWTFGHGLHCQKRFSGRHETILWFTKSDDYIFNLDDIRVPSKYPNKKYFKGPKKGSVSSNPLGKNPSDVWDIPNVKSNHVEKTEHPCQFPVGLVERLVLALTNEGQNVLDPYLGVGSSAIAALKHGRCAYGCDLDKNYINIARRRVRDLRKGKLRTRPMNEPVYDPNSKRNS, from the coding sequence ATGCGTCGTTTGGATGACGAATCAATGACCCTTATTGTAACCTCTCCCCCTTACAATATCGGGAAAGAGTACGAGGTTCGAAAATCTCAGGATGTTTACATCAAGGAACAGGCCGCTTGTATTGCGGAAGCCACACGTGTTCTAGCTCCCAACGGATCAATCTGTTGGCAAGTTGGCAACTATGTCGATGGTGGTGAGATATTCCCCCTCGACATTCTTCTCTATCCAATTTTCCGAAATCACGGCTTGAAGCTAAGAAACAGGATTGTATGGACCTTCGGGCACGGTCTACACTGCCAGAAGAGATTCTCTGGGCGTCATGAGACTATACTTTGGTTCACAAAATCTGATGATTACATATTCAATCTTGACGATATTCGTGTTCCATCCAAGTATCCCAACAAAAAATATTTTAAAGGTCCAAAAAAAGGCAGTGTATCGAGTAATCCTTTAGGAAAAAACCCATCCGATGTTTGGGACATTCCTAATGTGAAGTCCAACCATGTAGAAAAAACTGAACACCCTTGTCAGTTTCCCGTTGGCTTGGTTGAGCGGTTGGTTTTGGCCTTGACCAATGAGGGTCAAAATGTCCTTGATCCTTATCTTGGAGTTGGATCGAGTGCGATTGCAGCACTGAAGCATGGTCGCTGTGCATACGGCTGTGACCTTGACAAAAACTATATCAATATTGCACGCCGTCGCGTGCGTGATCTACGTAAAGGGAAGCTCCGTACCCGACCAATGAATGAGCCAGTTTACGATCCAAATTCAAAAAGAAACTCATGA
- the acnA gene encoding aconitate hydratase AcnA yields MALTNNLDTLSDLSVGDKTYKIYSLTKLESRYGASISKLPFSIRILLENVLRNFDGETVTEQHVESLANWDPSNAEAKEIPYNPARVILQDFTGVPCVVDLAAMRSVVEKKGGDPSLVNPIVPVDLVIDHSVQVDYFASGDAFGKNVEVEYERNRERYTFLKWAQGSFDNFRVVPPGTGIVHQVNLECLASVVVSKQVDSESVAYPDTLVGTDSHTTMINGLSVMGWGVGGIEAEACMLGQPLYMLIPDVIGFRLTGRLSQGVTATDLVLTVTEMLRKKGVVGKFVEFFGPGVSNLALSDQATIANMAPEYGATMGFFPVDAETLRYLGTTGRDDAATLVEAYTREQKMFRTDDAEDPVYTDTLELDISTVEPSLAGPSRPQDRISLGDMKSSYHENLQARGLAANGDASRAANGISDGSVVIAAITSCTNTSNPSVMIGAGLFAKKAVEKGLSVNPYVKTSLAPGSRVVTDYLDAAGLTPYLEELGFGLVGYGCTTCIGNSGPLPDDVDAAIRENDLTCAAVLSGNRNFEGRVHPLVKFAYLASPPLVVAFAIAGKVGIDLYTEPLGVGSDGDEVYLKDIWPTQEEIIDTVAESISPEIFNNQYSRVFEGDETWKSLEAPHSDIYEWDAESTYIQEPPFFDDFPLEPEDPEDIEGANVLALLGDSITTDHISPAGSIPKDGPAGGYLISRGVSQRSFNSFGSRRGNHEVMIRGSFANIRIRNKMVGGKEGGWTVHVPTGEEMSIYEASSRYMSEGTDLVVIGGKEYGTGSSRDWAAKGTALLGARCVIAESFERIHRSNLVGMGVLPLQFEEGQSAESLGLTGFETFSVSGISEDLYPGKRMTVTVTDTDGGQREFHATCRLDTPVEVEYYRNGGILQTVLRQMISG; encoded by the coding sequence ATGGCTTTAACTAATAATCTAGACACTCTCTCCGACCTTTCGGTCGGAGACAAAACCTACAAGATATATTCCCTTACAAAGCTTGAATCGCGCTACGGCGCATCGATTTCAAAACTCCCCTTTTCGATAAGAATACTGCTTGAGAACGTGCTGAGGAACTTTGACGGAGAGACTGTCACCGAACAGCACGTGGAATCCCTTGCCAACTGGGATCCCTCAAACGCAGAGGCCAAGGAAATTCCCTACAACCCCGCGAGGGTGATACTTCAGGACTTCACGGGAGTTCCCTGCGTTGTAGACCTTGCGGCGATGAGATCGGTGGTCGAGAAAAAAGGGGGAGACCCCTCGCTTGTAAATCCCATAGTTCCCGTCGATCTGGTAATAGACCACTCCGTTCAGGTCGACTATTTTGCAAGCGGCGATGCTTTCGGCAAGAACGTGGAAGTCGAGTACGAAAGAAACAGGGAAAGGTATACATTCCTCAAGTGGGCCCAGGGATCCTTTGACAATTTCAGGGTCGTGCCCCCAGGAACCGGGATAGTGCACCAGGTGAATCTTGAGTGCCTAGCGAGCGTGGTCGTCTCAAAGCAGGTCGACTCCGAGTCGGTGGCTTACCCGGACACCCTGGTGGGAACGGATTCCCACACGACCATGATAAACGGCCTGAGCGTCATGGGCTGGGGAGTAGGGGGAATAGAGGCAGAAGCCTGCATGCTGGGGCAGCCCCTTTACATGCTGATACCTGACGTCATAGGGTTCAGGCTCACCGGCCGACTCTCCCAGGGGGTTACCGCAACGGACCTAGTTCTCACGGTGACCGAGATGCTTAGGAAAAAGGGCGTTGTCGGCAAGTTCGTCGAGTTTTTCGGACCCGGAGTGAGCAATCTTGCCCTTTCTGACCAGGCCACAATAGCGAACATGGCTCCCGAGTACGGAGCCACCATGGGATTTTTCCCGGTAGACGCCGAAACACTTAGATACCTCGGGACGACGGGCAGGGATGACGCGGCCACGCTCGTTGAAGCCTATACCAGGGAACAGAAGATGTTCAGAACCGACGACGCAGAAGACCCCGTGTATACAGATACTCTAGAACTTGACATATCAACCGTTGAACCGTCTCTTGCCGGTCCGAGCCGCCCTCAGGACAGGATATCGCTTGGGGACATGAAAAGCTCCTACCACGAGAACCTTCAGGCGAGGGGACTTGCCGCGAACGGAGACGCCTCGCGCGCCGCGAACGGAATTTCAGACGGTTCGGTCGTAATAGCCGCCATCACGAGCTGCACCAACACCTCGAATCCCTCCGTTATGATAGGGGCGGGACTTTTCGCCAAAAAGGCCGTTGAGAAAGGGCTTTCCGTTAATCCTTACGTGAAAACGAGCTTGGCGCCGGGATCAAGGGTGGTGACCGATTATCTCGACGCCGCGGGACTTACCCCGTATCTTGAAGAACTAGGTTTCGGTCTGGTCGGATACGGATGCACGACCTGCATAGGCAACAGCGGTCCGCTTCCCGACGATGTGGACGCGGCGATAAGGGAAAACGATCTTACCTGCGCCGCGGTTCTAAGCGGAAACCGCAATTTTGAAGGCAGGGTGCACCCGCTTGTGAAATTCGCATACCTGGCGTCGCCTCCGCTTGTCGTGGCGTTCGCCATAGCCGGCAAGGTCGGAATCGATCTCTACACAGAACCTCTCGGGGTTGGAAGCGACGGGGACGAAGTGTACCTCAAGGACATCTGGCCGACGCAGGAGGAGATAATCGACACTGTGGCTGAGTCGATAAGCCCCGAGATATTCAACAATCAGTACTCAAGGGTTTTTGAGGGCGATGAAACCTGGAAGTCTCTTGAGGCTCCGCACTCAGACATTTATGAGTGGGATGCCGAATCGACTTACATACAGGAGCCTCCGTTTTTTGATGATTTCCCGCTTGAGCCCGAAGACCCCGAGGACATAGAAGGGGCGAACGTGCTCGCGCTTCTCGGGGACTCCATAACGACGGATCATATTTCCCCAGCGGGCTCAATCCCCAAGGACGGCCCCGCAGGCGGCTATCTTATCTCAAGGGGTGTTTCCCAAAGGAGCTTTAACAGCTTTGGCTCAAGGAGGGGGAATCACGAGGTTATGATCCGCGGGTCGTTTGCAAACATCAGGATAAGAAACAAGATGGTCGGAGGAAAGGAAGGAGGGTGGACGGTTCACGTTCCCACGGGAGAGGAAATGTCGATTTACGAAGCGTCCTCAAGATACATGAGCGAGGGAACGGATCTTGTAGTGATCGGGGGGAAGGAATACGGAACGGGAAGTTCCCGGGACTGGGCGGCAAAGGGAACCGCTCTTCTGGGCGCGAGGTGCGTCATAGCAGAGAGTTTCGAGCGGATTCACAGGAGCAATCTGGTGGGAATGGGGGTTCTGCCCCTTCAGTTCGAAGAGGGGCAGAGCGCGGAATCTCTTGGCCTGACGGGCTTTGAGACCTTCAGCGTAAGCGGGATTTCAGAGGATCTTTATCCGGGCAAGCGGATGACCGTAACCGTGACGGACACTGACGGCGGGCAGAGGGAATTTCACGCAACGTGCAGGCTTGATACGCCGGTTGAGGTCGAATATTACCGCAACGGCGGGATACTTCAGACCGTCCTGCGCCAGATGATATCGGGGTAG